The nucleotide sequence GTAGGGTCCATAGACCGTGTTTTTCACTTTCCTTGATCAAAGACTGCATCAATCGAGAACCTACCCCTTTTCCTCGGGCGTCCTTTGCAATATAGATGCTGACTTCGGCCACACCTCGGTATACCGCCCTTTTCGATACGGGCGACAGGGCCGCCCAGCCCATGCATTTATCCCCTGAATAAGCAATGAGCCTGCAGCTTTCAAGATGGTTGGCATTCCATGCTTCATAAGAGGGGAGTTGATATTCAAAAGTGGCGTGGCCCGTGGCCATGCCATCGGCATATATTTCGGATACCGAGGCCCAGTCTTTCTTACACATGGGTTTTAATTCTATTGCGGACATCTATTAAAAATTAACCCTCGGTTCATTATAGGCTTTTAAACCAGTCTTGAAAGTATTCGCCCACGACCGCTGTTGGGGCCATTTTATTGTTGGCCGCATTGATCAGGCTCATCACGATCAATACCAAACCGATTACTGCAGCGAAACAGCCTATGATGGGAATAAAGGCTAAAAGAATGGTAAGTAGCCAGATGCCCAAGGTCTGCCGGATATAGAAACTTCCGAACTCTGTTTTGTTCTGTGAGTTCATAATCAGCGCCGCGATCCATCCGATTATGGTAATATGGGCGATGATGGCTACAATCTTTCCGCTTTCGGGCTGGTTTGGGTCAAAAGTTTCCTTGACTTCTTCCTTAAATTCATTGGCGGCTTTTTTTGCTTCCTCTGCAAAATCTTTTCCGAAATCTTTTTTTTCTTCTGACATGGTTATAGTTTTTTTTGAGCAGTTTGTTTCTATAAAATTACGCGATAATGAACTTATAAAAAAGCCTGTTTAATGGTTTTCCTAGCTTTGTTTAGGGGTGCTTTTCTTGTCGGTAAATATGTTTTTTTGCCTCGTTAAGAAAACCTCCGGTTGGGGTCGGGCTTACTTATTTTTGGGCCTTAGGGTGTTCTCGTACAGTGCGATCCAATCGTCAACGGACATCTTTTTACAAAGTTCGGCAATGAGGTCGTAAGGTATGTCGTTCATCGATTTAAAACGGATGCAGCTTTTTCCCATGTCCAATTTCCGTTTACAGTGTTTAGGGTATTCGGAAATAAACCAACTGTATAGTTTGTGGTCGGCATAAATGGCCAAATGGTACAGTGCAATAAAGTTCTTTTGTGAGGCCAGGTTTATAAAGGGAAGTGGAAGTTCAGGATTGCAATGATAGCCATTTGGATAAGCGGAATGGGGAACCACATAGCCAAGCATGCCGTAGCTCATTTGTTCTTCGAAGCCTTTGGGCAGGTGGTCCAAAACGGTCTTTCGAAGTCGGGAAAGGGCTTCTTTACGGTCTTCCGGTAGTTGGGCGATATATGCTTCCGGCGTATCGGCCTTGTGTTTCATCATTAAAGGTGTTGGTCTACTAGAATAGGGTTGCCGTCAGGGTCTTTGAGCATAAAACTTGCCGGGCCGGTACTTTGCTCATCGGCTTCGGTATCTAGTGTGATGCCTTGGGCCTTGAGTTGTTTTTGCAGGTCCCGAATGTCGGTAAAGGAGTCAAGCTTTTCCGCATTGCTATTCCAGCCGGGATTAAAGGTGAGGATGTTCTTGTCGAACATACCTTGAAAAAGGCCCACCGTAGCGTCACCATTTTTCATGATCAACCAGTTTTGGGAAGCATCTCCGCCGAAAACGGAGAAGCCCAAGGTTTCATAAAATTGTTTTGACACCTGAATGTCCTTGACATTCAGGCTTACCGAAAAGTTACCTAAGTGCATCGTTTTTTGATTTTATGATGAATAAACTCAACGTTTCACAATCCGATGGGGGTACTTTACAGCGTGGATTATAGTCTTCTAAGTTAGCAAAATTTTGCCTTAATCTTGTCGACTACCGTTTGGGCCAGTTTTTCGAGACTTTCTACCGTCCATCCAGCTACGTGGGGTGTCAGTACGACATTGTCGGCTTGGATCAGGTATTGGAAGGCCTCGGGCATTCCGCTAAGGTCTGCGGGGCTATTGTCGTCATTCGTGGTTCCGAACATGTTCTCGAAGGAAGCCTTTTCGTATTCAAGGACGTCTAGACCCGCACCTAGCACTTTACCCGACTTAAGGGCAGAAACCAAATCTTCGCTTACGACCGCCTTGCCCCTTGCCGTATTCAACAACCAAAACGGGTTGTGGAATTTTTCTATAAACTCACTGTTGATCATGCCGATGGTAAGCTCGGTCTGGGGTACGTGCAAGCTCAATACATCGGTACGTTGGTGTAATTCCATGATTCCGACTTGACGGGCATTTTCGTCGCCTACGCCGCCTTGAAGGTCGTAACAGATGACTTCTACGTCAAAGCCACGGAGCTTTTTGGCAAAGGCCTTGCCCATATTGCCATATCCGACAATACCAACCGTCTTGCCGTCTAATTCTATACCGCGGTTGCCCTCACGGTCCCATTTGCCTGAACGCACTTCTTTATCGGCTTTTTGGAGTTTGTTGAATAGGGAAAGTAACATGCCCAAGGTATGTTCCCCAACGGCATTACGGTTGCCTTCCGGCGCCGCGGCCAAAAATATATCGTTGGCTTCGGCATGGCGTACGTCAATATTTTCTAGACCGGCACCCAGCCTACCTATAAATTTGAGCTTACGGGCCTTGTTTAGAAACCCACTGTCAATGCTAAATCGACTGCGGATAATAAGTCCGTCGTACTCATGTATTTTACTTTCGATTTCCGCTTTGGAGGAAGTGTAGTCTTCGTCATTTTGAAAACCAAGTTCGTTAAACTGTTCTATCAGTAAGGGGTGGTTTACATCTACATGTAAAATTTTCATTTTTTCAGCCATAGTTGTATGGGCGTTGCGCCTTTTTATAAGTGTTCGTATAAGCTATATCCCCACCGTATGAAGAAAGCCTATGTGTTCGGTTTACCTAAGATGGTTTTGTCTTGATTCGAATGGAGAGGAGAGATGTGTCCTATATTCCATTGAATAGCCTACGAAGGTACTAAAATAGATGATTTGCCTTAGATGCCCAACACCATTTTTGCTATGGAAAAGTAGATAAGGATACCGAATATGTCGTTGCTGGTGGTAATAAACGGTCCGGTTGCTATTGCAGGGTCGATGCCGCGTTTGTGCAGGAATAAGGGGATAAAGGTGCCTATAAAGCCCGCAACTAGGATGACCGCTACCAAAGATAGGCAAATAGACAGGGAGGTAAGGAAGTCGCCCTTCCATAGCCAAGTAAAAAGTAGTAAGATCAAAGCTAGGATGGTACCGTTTAGAAGGGCCAATAGCATTTCTTTTATCAAACGGTTTCCTACACTGCCCTTTAAGTCGTCGTTGGCAAGACCCTGAACCACGATTGCACTCGATTGTACTCCTACGTTGCCCGCCATTGCGGCAATTAAAGGGGTAAAGAAGAACAGCACCGCGTGTTTGCTGATCAGTTCCTCAAATCCGCCCATGATACCTGCGGCCCCAATACCACCGACAAGTCCCAAAAATAGCCAAGGAAGCCGTGCGCGGGTGAGTACCCAAATACTATCATCGGCTTCTACGTCTTGTGAGATACCCGCCGCCATTTGATAATCTTTGTCGGCCTCTTCACGGATAACATCTACAATATCATCAATGGTAATACGGCCTACCAAACGTCCGATTTCGTCAACTACGGGAATGGCCTCCAAATCGTATTTAGACATGATCTTGGCTACTTCTTCGGGTTTTTGGTTGACGTTTACCGAATCGACTTTTGGGATGTACACCTCGCTGATATGGGTTCTGGTGGAGGTGGTCAGTAAATCTTTTAATGAAAGGCGGCCTTTGAGTTTATCTTCATCATCTACTACGTAAATGGAGTGGACCCTAGTGACGTTCTCGGCCTGTGCGCGCATTTCTTTTACGCACTTGAGAACATCCCAACTTTCCCTGACCTTTACGAGCTCTTTGGCCATTAGACCCCCTGCGGAATTCTCATCATAGCGCAAAAGGTCTACGATGTCTTTGGCGTGCTCTCGGTCTTCAATTTCGGAAATGACCTCTTGGATAATTTCGTTCGGAAGCTCCCCGATAATATCGGCGGCATCATCGGTGTCGAGTTCATCGAGCTCTTCGGCAATTTCCTTGGCCGAAAGGTTGTTCAGGATATATTCTCGAACATCTTCGTCAAGTTCCGTCAGAACATCGGAGGTCTTATCGCTTTCAAGAAGCTTGATCAGGTAGGTAGCTTCGTCTTCGTTTAACTCATTGATGATTTCCGCGATATCGGCGTAATGTATATCTTCCATCAGGTTTACCAATTCGGTATCCCTTCGGGATTCTATAAGCTGCTCGATCTCAGCTAGGAGTTCATCTGTGAGTTTAAACGGTGTCATTTTATGCTATCATAGAAAACGGTAAAGAAGAAACTGCCGCAAAGCTAAAGAAAAACGACTAAAGCGTTGCGCTCTTTACGATTTCTTAGCACGCTTTATCAATAAAAATTCCGTTTTAGTGCAGGGCAATGCCAATATCTCTTCTTGAAAGTGATAGCCGAAGCAATCGCTATGCCATATCAGCGGCTATTTTCTTGGTCAATGCGATAAAATCGTTTACGCTAAGCTGTTCAGGGCGTTGGTCAAAGAGGGTGTCGCCCTTGAGTTCGGGAGATAGGTCGAAAGTCTTTAGGCTGTTGCGAATGGTCTTTCTGCGTTGGTTAAAAGCGGCTTTCACTACCCTGAAGAACAATTTTTCGTCGCAGTCAAGGGTAAAGTCCTTTTTGCGGACCAAGCGGAGTACGCCCGACTGCACTTTTGGAGGAGGGTCAAATACTTGGGGAGGTACCGCAAACAAATATTCGGCATCGTAATAGGCCTGTACCAATACCGATAGAATGCCATAGGTTTTATTGCCTTCCCCTTCGCAAATACGTTGGGCCACTTCTTTTTGGAACATACCTGAAAACTCGGGTACCTGTTCCTTTAGTTCCAGCATCTTGAAAACGATTTGGGTAGATATGTTGTAGGGGAAGTTTCCTGTTATGGCAAAGGGCTCATTGCCGAATACATCCGATAGGTCGTATTTTAGGAAGTCGGCCTCAACTACTTGTAAAGAGCCTTTTCCGGCCATGGCTTTAGGGTGTTCCAAGGGAAAACTGTGGTTAAGGTAGACGATGGAATCGGCATCGAGGTCCATGGCAACAAGGTTCATATCGCGCAAGAGCAAATGTTTGGTGAGCACGCCCGTACCCGGACCTATTTCCACTACATTTCTATAGCCTTCCAGGGAAAGGGTGTCCGCAATTTTTTTGGCAATCTCCTCATCCTTTAAAAAGTGCTGGCCTAAATGCTTCTTCGCCTTTACGGGACTATCTTCTTTCCAAGACTTTGTGGAGTGTTGTTCGTAACGTTTCTTCTTTTTTTTGCCCATATTTTTCTTTTAAGCCCTTATATAAACCCAAGCCGTCTTGCCCGATTTTAAACCGACTTTCTTTTTCTTGTATGCGGCGCCTTCGTATTGGTCCGCCTTTGTCAATTCGTTTTGTTCTAATTCGTAAACCACGCCTTCAATACGGTCTTCCGTACTGTTTGTTTCTTCGGCAACCAGGTATCTGCCCATTATTTTTTCTGGGGAAATACGAAAACCGTTCAGCACATCGGGACTTCCCTCCAGGCTGCGCCCGAAAACCTGTTGTTGTATATACGGGTCTTGAAGGGTTCCGTAAGTAAAGAGGTGTGGCATTTTTACTGGAGCTGAATCGTTAGTGTTCACTTACGATTTCCATCTCGGTCCTGAACGAAACGAATTTGTTCGGAAACCGTTTATGGGCATCTTCACGCAATCTGGGTGCGTCTTCCGCATAATAGCTTTCCAGTACTTCCTTGCTCAAGGTGGTGAACTGAACCGAGTAGCTGATACCTCCCATTTCTTCTTCTACCAATATCTTGCTCATCTTGGCGTTCAAGAATTTGCCGGTGGCCAATACATCGGGTATGTGCACTTCACGCATCCATATAAGCCATTCGTCATGCACCGACTCTTCTATATTGGTTGTTACATTGTATATGTACATAGTGTTGTTTTAGTCTTTTAGCAAATCTAATGCCTTTTCCAATACCTCGTCCCTTCCTTCTTGAATACCTGCGATAGTAGGTTTTACTTCTACATCAATTTTTACGCCAACTCTCTGGGTTTTTGTTCCATCAGGATAAAAAATACCTGTCCCGGAAATTCCTGTTTTGAAACCGCCTACGAATCCAATTGGGCTAACATTTCCATCGGCAGCACAGGTTTGGCTGCCAATTGTCATTACATTGTCGTATGTCTGAAAAGCCATGGTGGTAAACTCGGCACGGCTGATTGTCTGTGAGTTGACCAACAGAATAATTTTGCCCTTATAGTGTTCCTTAGTTTTATTGGAGCCTCCGCATTTTAGTGTTTTTGTCCACTTAAACCTACCTGGGTAACCCAAATCTGGAACTACAATTTTCACAAATTCTTTTGGACTGCTGTTCAGGTAATTTGCTATTAGGTACATAGTGCCTTTAGGATAATTTCGGATATCAAAAATGATAGCTTTTTTGTCTATTAAACTATCCATCATTTGCGAGACGTCCTCTTGGGTAACTTCTCCCATATTTACGTAACCAATAGTATTGTTGAGTATTTTATATTTTTTCTTTGTGGGTTGCTCGTAATTAAAGTCTTTAAACGGGTACCTTCCTATTTTTTTGGTAATGGGTTTTCCATTCCTTAGTAATTCTACCGTGACCGAATCTGTACTGCCATTAAAAATTTTGTTCCGGGCAAAAGCAAGCTTAGCGGCATGGTTGGAGCCTTGTATATAGTTTTTTCTTTCTTCAAAAACATCAATAACGTTCTGTCCGTTCACTTTGCTAATGACATCTCCAATTTTTAAATCGTTTAGTCGGGCCAATGAATCGTTAAAAGGTCTTACGATTACAGCTTTATTGTCGATTATCCTGTGGGTCACGGGAATGTAATTATTCCCAAAATATTCATTTAGTGTGTCTGTACTTAAACCCGCGTGGCTATCATCAATATGTACCACTAGTTCTAGCATAGCCAAATGGTAATCCAATTCAGATTCGGGGTGAAGAAACTTAGGCAGTATTTGTGTTAATACATCGTTCCAAGGGGTGTCCATTTGATACTTGTATGGAAAAAAATACGCAACCGTATTCCAATATCTGAATAAGGCTAGTAGCCTTAAGTTCTTATCTTTCCATAGGAAGTTTGGGTATTCAGGTTCATTTTGGATAATGATATTTTGTGCCTTTGTTGTCTTTTTAGCTGTGGTCACGTAGTATTGCTTGCCTTGAAACCTATTTGTTTCTATAAACCGGAGTTTATCGGAAAGCTGTTTTGAAAAGAGCTGGTTATCCTGTATCCACGATAGATCAAAGTTTTTATTGAAACGGGCCGTAGATGTGGGCGTTTGGCAAGACTTGCAGGGTTTTATTTCACCGAGTGAACCTATCCAATCTATTAATACTTGTGATAGTTCTTCCTTGGAATTGGTCTTTTCCGTTCTAGCCAGAATTGTGAATAACTGCTCGTCCCAATTGAATTTTCCTTTGGCTACATTGGGGTGGTAATATTTTAGGAAACCCCAGACTTTGCCGACCGAAGCAAGTTTTTCGGTTTCGTTCAGTGGGGTGGGTTTTGCTATCACCTGACCCGAAAAAAATAGTGTAATTAGAAAAATCAAAGTGAATCTGCCCATGCTCTATTGTTTGTGTTTGCTTTAGATAACTATCTCAGTTCACGGCATCACCTCGCAACATTCTAAAATTCTTTCGCGCTTGTGGAAAATAATAACTGTCTTGGTAGTTATAGATAATTTTCTCGTAGTGCGTTTTGGCTTTTTCGGGTTGGTTCAGTTTGTTTCTATAGAGTTCGGCGAGTTTAAAGTGCGCATCGTCAGCCAGTATACCGTTGGCGTAGAACTCGATTATTTTTAGGTAGTTGTATTCGGCCGCTTCGTAGGCTTTGGTGCGTTCTAAGAGCTCGCCTTGCTTTAAAAGGGCCTCGTCTTCAATTTTTTCGCCTTTATGGTTTTTTAAGATATCGTCAAGTTCGGTGATGGCCTCTTTTGTTTTGTTCTGATAGGCGAGCAGGTCGGCCCGGGCGTATTTTTTTAGGGCGGTCTGTGTAGAGTCTTCCAGTGAATTGTCTGAAATCAATAGGCTCAATTGCATGGCGTCGTTGGCAATAAGTTGTGAAGTGGAACTCCTCAATACTTTTAACTGGGTAAGGGCCCAATCAAAATCGCCCTTGTAAAAACTGGTCTGTGCCACTTTGTAACGTGCATTTTGCCCTAAGACGTCGTTTTTAAGGTTCTTTTGTATTTGTGAAAAATAGATGAGCGCTTCGTTAAATCGCCTGTCAAAGACCAAGATGTCGCCCAGTGCGAGTTTTACGAAGGCTTTGCCCCGGTTGTTCAGCGGTAGCTCAAGACTTTGTTTTAAGACTTGTACGGCTTTTTCGGGATTCTCTTTTTTAAAGGTGAGAAAGTTGGCGTAGGCCACCTGTAACTGAAGGGTCTGTGCCTTGTATCCGTGAAGCGCTATCAGCTCGTCAAATTGCTTTTGTATCTCTTCAAGCGCTTTTTCCGAAGGGTCTAAAAGCTGGATGTCTATTAGATTGAGCTGGGCGTTGAGCTTGGTTATGGCATCGGCGCTGTTATCGGCTATATATTGAAAAATTTCTTGGGCGGTATCGGTTTCGTTGTCCTCTAGGGTAATGTTTCCGAGGGTGTTGAGACGTTGGGTATTGGCGCCTTCCATACGTTTGTAAATAGCCTTCTCTTGCCGAAAGGCACTGCCGTATTGTTTCTGTTGCACAAAGAGCCAGCTTAAAAGTTCGTTCCAAAGGATATTGGGGTTTTTCTGGGCATTCTGCAACAGTGTTTTTTTGAGAATGAGGTTGTTCTCGTTTTCGGGATCGGCAGTAATAAAATCGTCAATGCTCCGTAGTACGTTCGATTTTGAGGTTTTTCCCTCGCTGATCAGGTTTAAATACGAAACGTACATTTTTTCAATATTGCCCTGTTCCCCATAAATGCGGGCCATTTGATAATTATAATCAAGTTGGGGATTGAGTTCCATTGCCTTGTTGTAGGCCTTGAGGGCCTCGTCGAGCAAGGCGTATTTTTGAAAGCGATACCCTATGCCATAACCGTAATTGGGGTTTTGGTCTATTTGGGAGATGGCTTTTTCGTAGTATTCCTTGGCCTTTTCAGGACGGTTCTGCAGGGTGTAGTTATATCCCAATTCTATGAACAAGGTGGGGTAGACATGGGGTTCTTGAATTTTTTTTAAGAGAAATTCCTCTGCGTCCGTATATCGTTCCAGTTGCTGGTAGGTGGCTATCAGGCCTTCGGTGTAGTCTGTTCTACGCGGATTTTTCTCCACTAATTTTTCGTAGTAGATCACCGCTTTTTCAAAATCACCATCATTAAAATACTGTTTCGCCAAGAAGTCTTCTTGGGCTACAGCGGAAAATGTTATAAGAAGAATGGCGATAAAGTAGAGAGCCTTCATGTATGAAATTTAACAAATTTAAACTAGCCTGGGAAAAGAATCTGTTAAGGGGATTATAATTTGGACATATTTAAGCTTTAAAAGCAATTTACTCCATTCCGTACAATATTGAAAGCCGTTCGTACAATGTTCCTATGGTCTCTTTTTGATTTGTAATATATTTATAATCAATGTATTGATTGTTTTATTTTTAAAATTTAAAAACATGGCGGTTTTTGTAAAAAATTGTGAGCGTTACTCGGCCTTTCTATATCCGAACGGGAGTAATTCCGGAAGAATTAATTTGTATTGTGCCGATGGGAACAAGCTGTATCTTCTTTTTAAAAACGGTGCCCTGCCGGCCAATAGCTATGATGATAGTACAAAATCAGGAGTGGGTTATGAGCCTATGGACCGGTTCAGCGATTATTTGGATCTGATCAGAAACGAAAAACCGATTTGGGTTACGTTCAATACTTCGAGAAAAACCTATGTGGTCTATACTTCAGGAGAAGAAGTAGGGGAAGGGGAAATGTAAACGAAAAAAATAAAAATCGGCCAGAAGCAAATATGCCCTGGCCGATTGTAATACGCTTAGTCTATACGGTCAAATCCGCAATAAGGCACCAAAACTTCGGGAATCTGAATTCCGTCGGGAGTTTGGTAGTTTTCCAAAATTCCCGCTAAAACCCGGGGTAGGGCCAAGGAACTTCCGTTTAGGGTGTGTGCCAGTTGGCTTTTTCCGTTTTCGTCTTTATAGCGAAGCTTTAATCGGTTGGCCTGATAGGTTTCAAAATTAGATACCGAACTGATTTCCAGCCATCGGTCTTGCGCCGTCGAGAAGACTTCAAAATCATAGGTAAGGGCCGAGGTAAAACCTAGGTCACCGCCACAAAGCCTAAGGATGCGGTAAGGTAATTTGAGTTCCCTAAGTATATTTTTTACGTGTTCTACCATGCCATCCAAGGCGTGGTACGAATTGGCCGGATTTTCTACGCGGACAATTTCAACCTTGTCGAATTGGTGCAGGCGGTTCAGGCCGCGAACATGCGCTCCATAACTTCCGGCTTCCCTTCTAAAACAAGGGGTGTAGGCGGTATAGCAAATAGGAAAATCGCTTTCTGCGACTATCTCGCCACGAAAAAGGTTGGTTACCGGTACTTCCGCAGTAGGGATGAGGTATAGGTCATCTTCTCCCACGTGGTACATTTGGCCTTCCTTGTCGGGCAACTGTCCGGTTCCAAAGCCGGAAGCTTCGTTCACCAAATGCGGTACTTGCATTTCGGTATAACCGGCTTCTGTATTTTTATCGAGAAAATAGGAAATCAGGGCACGTTGTAAGCGCGCACCTTTTCCTTTGTAAACGGGAAAGCCGGCGCCGGCAATTTTTACGCCCAGTTCAAAATCGATGATATCGTATTTTTTTGCCAGTTCCCAGTGGGGAAGGGCATCGGTGTTCAAAACGGGGATTTCACCTTCTTTGAAGACCTCTTCGTTGTCTTCGTCCGTATTGCCCGAAGGTACCGATTCGTGCGGAACATTGGGTATTTGGTAAAGGGCCCTTTGCAGTTCTTCGGCAATGGTGTTGAGTTCTTCGCCCAGCTTTTTCGAATCTTCCTTTAGGGTTCCTGTCTTTTCTTTAAGGGCATTGGCTTCTTGGGCCTTGCCAGTTTTAAAGAGTATGCCTATTTCTTTGGAAAGTTTATTGCTTTCCGCCAAGGTGTTGTCCAAAGCAGTTTGTGTTGAACGTCTCTTTTCGTCCAATTCCAATACTTCATCAATCAATGGTGCGGCATCTATATTGCGCTTTTTCAATGCGTTTATGATGTCGTCTTTTTTGTCTCTAACGACCTGTAGCTGTAACATTGCTCTTAAATTTAGTCTGCAAATTTAAACTAATGATTAAAAACCAATACATTTACGGCCGTTATAATCTTATTATTTTATGGTTTTTGAACATTTTGCGCTCAACGTTACCGAAATACATAAAAGGGTAGACTGGTTTGTTGTGCATTTGGGGCTACAGGTCGTGGTGGCCCAAGAAAAATCGCCTTTTATGACCTTTTTGGCCGATACTACGGGCAGGGTCATGTTAGAGCTGTACCAAAAAGAGGAAGAGCCCCTGAGCAATTTCAAGGAGCGGCATCCGGCCACCTTTCATGTAGCCTTCGTTTCCGATAATGCCGAAGGCGATAAACTAAGGCTTGTGGCCGAAGGGGCCACGCTTGTCGAAGAGGTAAAAAGGGAAGGGCTACATTTAGTAATGCTTCGTGATCCTTGGGGCATGCCCTTGCAATTATGCCAGCGTGCTAAAAAGTTTTAGGCACTTTTTCTGCGGTAGATGAGGGTAAAATCCATTCATTATGCCAAAAATAATTCCATTTTGCACTGGCCAGATCTACCGTCTGGTCAATAAAGGCACGGTACGGTTTTCCGTTGACACTTACTTTCGAGTTAAGGGCGTATACCGCTATGTCTTTTCCTTTTTCGGCATATTCCTTTTTTAACCTTTGGGCGAATTGCCAGATAAAATCGGGGTAGCCTCCAATTCTTCTTTGTTGTTTTTTTGTAAGGTAATCTTTTGTGTTGATGGTCGTTTTTTCTCCGTTTTCCTTGTCCACTACCTGAAATTTGATGCTTCCGGAACGACTTCTTAGCATCATGCGCCAACTGAGTCTATGGCCTTCTTCGGTCCATAGTACATCGTCTTTTATAAAGTGATGCCTGATAGGAAGCGCCAATTGTACCACGAAATATAGGCCTCCCAAGATATAGACCGTGTTTCTGAAAGAAGGCACTTCGATTTTTTGCAAGAGGTAGGGAGGCTTCTTCTTGAAAAAAATACGGCGTATGGTCTCAGGTTCGAAAAAGAATACGGTAAATGCCAGCGATAAATAGGGGAATATACCGATTTGAAAGACTATGGAGTTGAACAGATGGAAAAATACGGAGGCGATAAACGCTATTTTTCGTGTAGGCTTCCATAGAAGGGCCGGTACGACCAGTAAGTCGAAAAGAATACCGTAAACGCCCATAATCTTGTGAATGAAGGGCTCTTGCAAAAGCTCTCCTATAATCGGGTAACTGGCTTTGTTGAGCATCAGGATACGGATAATCCCGAAATCTAACCAATCCCCGTAGAGCTTGGCAATCGAAGCATAGGTGTATACGATAAGCAATTGAAGGACGATGGCCCATTTAACATAGGCGAACATGCTGTCACTTTTTAATCCCCGATTGCTCCGTAGGTCGAAAGAGTGGCTTCGGTGTGCCGGAAGAAAGCACATGATGAATGAAATGAGTATTAGTAGGTAATAGTGGTTGTTGTACGATGTTTTTTGCATGAGGTAGACGCCGGTCCATAGCAGGGTGAAAGAGATGATGCTAAAACGGTATTTGTAGCCGAGGGCCACCATAACGCCCAGGGTACCCATGATAAAAAAATAAACATACATGCCGTAACCGGGTAGGGGCTGTAGCCAGTCGAAGCCGATAAAGTTGAAAGTGAATTGGGGTTCGACCAAGGTTCGTTTGATCCAGCCTGTAAGTATGGCACCGTAACATTCTAAGGAAATGAGTATTCCGAAAAATATACGGAAAATGATCAAGGGGGAATTATCGATTTTCGAAAAAAGAAAACGATTCAACATTTATTTAGGGATTAACGAAAACGATGTCTGTTTGTCTTTTTCCAGCTGACGCTTTAAGGCTTCGACCGATTCAAATTTGTGTTCATCACGTATGCGGTGTAAGATGTCGATCTGTAATTCTTGCCCGTAGAGATCTTGGTCAAAATCGAAAAAGTTGATTTCAATGGTCTTTTCCTTTCCTTCTACGGTAGGGTTGTACCCAATGTTCATCATACCGAAGACGGTTTTGCCCATCAAGTTGCTTTGTACTACATACACCCCGTTTTTGGGTACCAGCTTGTACGTTTCGGGAATATGGAGGTTTGCCGTAGGAAAGCCGATCTGCCTGCCTAGGCCCTTTCCTTTTTGGATGCTGCCCGTAAGCATATAGTTGTAGCCTAAATAAGTGTTTGCCGTGGCAATGTCCCCTGCTTCGAGTGCCTTTCTGATTTTGGTGGAGCTTACCGATACGGCGTCTATTTCTTGGGCCGAAATTTCCTCTACCTCAAAATTGAAGGTAGAGCCGAACGCCCGTAGGTCGGTGATGTTCGCGTTGCGGTTCCTGCCGAAACGATGGTCGTAACCAATGATGATTTTCTTGGTGTGCAATTGATTGACCAGATTGTCCCTGACGAATTCAGTGGCCGATAGCCGAGAAAATTCTTGGGTGAACGGATGGATGATAAGTAAGTCTAGGCCTAAAGCTTCAAGGATTTTTGTTTTTTCGGCTATAGTGTTGAGTAACTTGATGTTGGTATCTTTTTGTAAGACCATCCGCGGATGCGGAAAAAAGGT is from Zobellia galactanivorans and encodes:
- a CDS encoding bifunctional riboflavin kinase/FAD synthetase; the protein is MVTVQSISKYDKLHPTAITIGTFDGVHIGHREILERLIKTAAALNLKSTVLTFFPHPRMVLQKDTNIKLLNTIAEKTKILEALGLDLLIIHPFTQEFSRLSATEFVRDNLVNQLHTKKIIIGYDHRFGRNRNANITDLRAFGSTFNFEVEEISAQEIDAVSVSSTKIRKALEAGDIATANTYLGYNYMLTGSIQKGKGLGRQIGFPTANLHIPETYKLVPKNGVYVVQSNLMGKTVFGMMNIGYNPTVEGKEKTIEINFFDFDQDLYGQELQIDILHRIRDEHKFESVEALKRQLEKDKQTSFSLIPK
- a CDS encoding HTTM domain-containing protein gives rise to the protein MLNRFLFSKIDNSPLIIFRIFFGILISLECYGAILTGWIKRTLVEPQFTFNFIGFDWLQPLPGYGMYVYFFIMGTLGVMVALGYKYRFSIISFTLLWTGVYLMQKTSYNNHYYLLILISFIMCFLPAHRSHSFDLRSNRGLKSDSMFAYVKWAIVLQLLIVYTYASIAKLYGDWLDFGIIRILMLNKASYPIIGELLQEPFIHKIMGVYGILFDLLVVPALLWKPTRKIAFIASVFFHLFNSIVFQIGIFPYLSLAFTVFFFEPETIRRIFFKKKPPYLLQKIEVPSFRNTVYILGGLYFVVQLALPIRHHFIKDDVLWTEEGHRLSWRMMLRSRSGSIKFQVVDKENGEKTTINTKDYLTKKQQRRIGGYPDFIWQFAQRLKKEYAEKGKDIAVYALNSKVSVNGKPYRAFIDQTVDLASAKWNYFWHNEWILPSSTAEKVPKTF